The nucleotide window CCGATAAACCCATTTGGGACAGTTCAATCGAAAGAGAGTCTATTAGAACTAATCGAGATTGCAAATGAGCATAATATTTTCATCCTTAATGATATTACACACAACACACATCGAATTGACCCGACTTTTGAACATCACAGTATGAGTTCATTATGGAGAGACATTAACGTAAATAAGGTGGTTTCAGTTTTCAGTGTTTCGCATGGATATGGAATGGCGGGTGTTCGCATCGGATTTCTTGCCGGCCATCCAGAGCTTATGAGGCCATGTTTATTGACTAAAATTTCTTTAACCAGGCTTAACACAAATCTCATCGCTCAGTACGGAGCAATGGCCGCATTAAATGATCATGACTACGTCAGGAAGTCGGAAAGTATTATAAGACGCAATTACCGCATTATGAAAGAAATAATCGACAAAACAGAAGGTTTATCAATTCCTGTAGAACCCAGGTATGGCTTTTCCATGGTTTTAGATGTTTCCGGGACCGGCGTAACGGCCCAGGAGCTTACCGTGGCTTTGTTTAAACATCGAGTCGCCGTATATCCGGGAGATGGACTGGGCGATATCGGTGCAACCGAGTATATAAGACTCAATATATCCCGGCCGGACATCTGGGCATTTAGGCATTTTCGCAGTGCGCTGCCCATTGCTATCGAAGAAGCGAAATCGGGTATTTATCGCGACAGCGTTTACCAATTTTTTAAAAGTAAGCGAACAAAGCGTGCCCGTAAGATCTTACAGAAAATGAATGATTTGCACCTTGCTCGAGACACTTAGATCTGTATCCAGTTTTCAGAAATGATTAACAAATTATAGAATATATGCTAGGCATTCTTTAAGACGACTTTTTGTAGGGAACGCATACCTGTCCTGAGCCCTTCGAGCCTTCGACTGCGCTCAAGCCTCAGGATAAACTCCGTCGAAGGGGAAGTCGCTAGTTAAGCATTTACCGTAAAATAAATAATGGATAAGATAGAAGGCGTTTCGGTTGAAAAGCTCGTAAATGATTTCGGTTCCCCACTTTTTGTTGTCTCTGCTAAGACCATTAGAGATAATCTAAAAAGGTTTCGTGGCGAGTTTTCAGCTAGATATCCAAAAGTTGAAGTTGCCTATTCCTACAAAGCTAACTGTCTAAGTGGGGTGCTGGACATAATACACAATGAAGGGGCATGGGCCGAAGTAGCCTCCGGCTTTGAATATGAATTAGCAAGAAAGATTGGAGTACCAGGCGAATCCATTGTTTTTAACGGCCCCTACAAGAAAAAAGAGGAAATAAAAAAAGCGATTCGAGAAGGTGCCCTAATCAATGTTGACAACGAAAGTGAACTAAAGCTGTTGGAGGAAATTACATTCAAATCCAAACAGCCAATCGAGGTGGGTATCAGAATTAATACAGATGTCGGGATAAACCAGTTGCCTGATAGATTTGGATTTAACATTGAATCAGGCAAAGCTTTGGAGATCGTAAACTATTGTACAAAGAAAACGTCTATCAGAATAGCAGGGATTCACATCCATATTACAAGCTATATCATTTCCCCGGAAGTCTTGAATAACAAGACCCCTGCAAAGAGTATAGAACTTATTTGGCCAAAAGACTCAAATTTGTACAGACTAGCGGCGCATAAAATTACTTATTTTGCTGAAGAAATAAGAAAGAGGTTTGGTATAACCTTAAAGTACATAGACATGGGAGGCGGGTACCCGACACTTGATTCAATCACATCCTATGCAAACGCCATAGTTGAGCCAATGTTAGAGATGTTCGATCATGAGCACCCCCTTTTGATACTGGAACCTGGAAGAGCAGTTGTAAAAGATGCTGTAGAACTCATAACAACTGTTGTCGATGTTAAAGAATTATCGAATGATACAGCTTCAGTCGTAGTCGATTCAGGAATAAATATTCTTCCTACATCATTCTGGAAGTTCCAGCAGATTGAACCCATCAACAAAAAAGCTGTCAGCTCGAAGGAGACTGTTGTTTATGGGCCACTTTGTCTTCAGACAGATATTTTGGGTATAACAAAACTCCCAGATCTGAACGTAGGCGACAGGCTTGTTATAAAAAACGTCGGGGCATATAACATTTCTCAAGCCAGTTCATTCATATTCCCGCTCCCTTCTATAATTCTTACGGATAACAACAAGGTGAAAGTTCTAAGGAGTTCAGAAACAATAAAAGACGTTATATAGTTTGAAAACCGAATGTCATAAACTTTTATTATGAGTCACCAATCAGATACATTTCACCAGTAGGTTGTGGCACACCGCCGGGCGGCTCAAGTGTAACCGCGAATTTCTTAATCCGGCCCGTTTCCGGAAGTGTTCCTAGTTCCATAATGTTATTCCCTTTATCATCTACATTAAGAACGCCAGTCATCTCTTTGACCCGGGCCAATTTGTTCAGCATCTCAACATCAATTAAGTTATAATAAATGTTTCTAATGTGGAAAAATTATCTACTACGGAGCAAAGTATTTATCTAGAAGCTAGTAAGGATGAAACAGATCAGGCTAAGAACTTTTATAATATTATCCTTGGTACTACATATTGTCCTTATAAGTGCTTTCGTCGCAATGTTCCTGCCAAAGCGAGCAATCTTTAGAACTGAGCAAACTCCAATATCAATCGGCATTCTGACTCAAAGCAATGGCACTGATAATGCAAAGGATGGCTCTTTAGATTCTATTGCACCTAATGCTTCAAAACATAAAGAAACCCAGAGAATAAATGATTCAGAAAACAGGGGGATGATCCCAGTTCATGATAATAAAAAAACAATAGAACAAACTCATAATGAAAAGGATAAAACAACTGTAAAAGAAAAAGTTAAAAATAAAGTTGCCGTATCTTCTGACTCAAGTGCAGCAGAAAACGAAAGGACCAATAATGACCTTGCCATTAGTGATACTGACAAAGAAACAACCGATCAAAGAACAGCCAGTTTAAGTGGTAACGAAAATGCGGATCTTAAAGACGACTTAGGTACCGATTCTTCAGGCCATCATATTGAGCTTGCTTTTCCAAATTATAAAATCAATCCTAAACCCAGGTATCCGATGTTAGCCCGGAGGAAGGGATATGAAGGAACCATTCTCTTGAGAGTATTTGTAGTTGAGAGCGGTGGTGTGGGTGAAGTAGAATTAGAGAAATCATCCGGGTATGAGATTCTGGATGAGTCTGCGCTTAAAGCCGTGAAGGAGTGGGTTTTTATACCAGGGAAAAAGAACGGAGAACCCATTTCAAGTTGGGTAACAGTTCCGATCAAGTTTCAATTAAATAGCGGTTAATCATCGATTCACATTTTATTTATCTTGACAGACCCACCTGTAGCTATATGAAATTTCATAATTATCGTCTTTTTTATCTCTAGCTTGCCCGCAAATCACGGTTGCATTAAGAGTATATTTGTTATCGTTTTTCGAAATTATATTTTTATATTGTGGGCTGCATTCCCCGCTGCACTTTTTGTAAAGGTTTTTACCATCTTCCCCCTTACCCTGTGAAAAGTTAGAGAACCAACTCTCGAGAGCCTGCATAGTGTCAAATTCCTTATCATTGTATGTCAACGGATTTTCTTCAGTTTCATCCTGCAACGTTTCGCATTTTTCATGTTGATCATAATTAGTTAAAAAATTATTCGGTATAGATTGGAAAACAATCATCGGCTCATGGGGGAGCTGACAATTAGATGGGCAAAGATCAGCGGGTTTTTCTGCATTCGTTAAGTCCGCCTCAGCTTTGTTTAACATCTCTTTCGTTTCAAAGCGAATCGATCCTTTTTTATTTTGCACGTTTGCCAACATGGAAGCTGAAGCAAGGCTAGACTCTACCTTTATATCTCTGACAAGAGTAGAACAATCTCTCTCGTCTTCAGCTTTTACAAGCATTGAAATAGATGATAAAACGATTAAACAAATAGCTAATGTAATTCTCATATCATCCTCCTACATCTTTTTCCAATTAATGATTGCTGTATTTACAGAGAAAATGGTCTGATCAGCCAGAAAACTATTCCTTTTAATGTATCGGATTCGAAGGTAATTTTAACAAAAACCGATGTTCATTTTTTGGTACTTTTAACTCTGGATTATCTTTCAGACTCTTTAATAAATTCGCTTAACCTCTACCATATCACCGACCCCTTCCACCTCAAGAAGAAACTTGTCACCATCCTGCCAAACTGTCACTTTAGGACGATAATTATATACATACTTGTATTTGTCCTTGATCTGTTGCCACTTCTCTCCATTTTCTAATGTAAATATTTTTTTAATCTCAAATCCCTCAAATACGTCCTCCATATGACTTTCCGTCACTTTTTGCATAATATTTCCACTACCTATTCTGAACGGCTATGGCTACATTCAGTGAATTAAACTAAACAAAGAGTACAAAGATTTTAGCATAAAAAAAAGTTAATAAAAGAAGGAGCAACAACTTCAAAACAATACGCAGATCTTGAGATTATGATTAAAGAGAACTCTTAGACTTTTACGTCTATATCTTAATATTCATTTTCCAGATCAAAAGCAACTGATATGTGAGAAACTAAAACTCCAAACCTTGATTACCCATCTACGTGCGCCTCAAAAGTCCTATTCTAATTAATCACACAGGAACAATTTTATTGTAACACTGGAACAGCACCCAGCACCTCTATTCCCTTTGGATACATAAACATTGAGGCCATACCCAGAGTGCTTCCGTTTCTTAAGTATGTATCTTTGCTATGAGGCGGCAACGTTACCGGTAACACACCCGTCTCCTGAGCAATTTGAGTTCCCGCTCTGGGAGCCGATGTCTGATAGTAGCGCACCCTTACCTTCACGTCCTTATAGGCTATATCGCTCGTGTTCTCAATTGTAACATGATGTATGATTGCCACAGCACTCCAGGTTGAATAAATGGTCCAGTCGGTGATATTAATATACCACTCCGGATGCTCAATCATCGGTTTACTGTAATCAGACGATTTAGCGCTCGGATTGAGAAGCATAAAGGCAATCAAAGTAATAATAGTTGCTATCTTGGAAATTTGCATTATGATTCTCCGCCTTATCCGCGTGGTGATGGACTTACAAGCAAAAGTACAGTCACATTATAGACCATTTAATTATCAATCTCCAGCATCTTCGGTTTGTTCAGTTCAAATTTAAACTCAAATTTCATTGCATTACTAAAGGACCGTCGGACTCGCACTCGTCAAAAAAGACACTTCAGGTCTTACCACCAACCCCAGGGGCCACCTAACCAATCCCAGGAGTTCATTTCCATTGCTGCTTCTTCGTTTATAAATGCAGCTTGCTGCTCCGCAGCCTCCTGGGCTAACTTTTCATAACGGTCGTAAGCTGCCTGATCGCCAGTATAAACACACTTACAGTTGTAAGGATCCGCATAGAAGTATAGTGGATTACCATCCTTGACACGGTACTGAAGATTAAGAGGTGGTAACGAATTCAACATCTCTTCCTTTTCAGGGGTGTCCGCCGGAAGCATCTTGAAGCCGGCAGCAGCTAACAGGCTATCCACTTGTTGTGCCTCGCTCGTGCGTATTCCAGCACAACTCAAATGCATTAATATCATCATGCCAATTATTGTAAGGAGGGTTATTTTCATCATTACTTAAACCCTAGCTACTGAAAACGTTGCTCGCGCAGTACATCCGTGCCCAGGACTGGTCATTTGATCATTTGACAATTTGATCATCCGATATTGGGGGATGCGGGGTGTGATTAGAGCCCAACCGTTATATTGGCACCACCCGAGCCCAAATTGTTAGATATTACAAGTCGAATAACAAGGCTAAGTAGTAATAAAGAGATGCGCAAATAGAAATCTTTTTTTCGACATTTACGTTAACAAATCATTTGAAGCAAGGAATTCAATAAACAGATAACACCTGCGCTGACAAGCTCGAGCTCCATATCAATAGATGCCAAAAGACTTACAGATTATCCAAGCGTAATATTTATCGCAACTTATCATTAAGACTTGAATTGAGAAGACACCATATCGAGATGGTCTAAATCTTTCTTGCTGAGAGTGAACCTCATGGAATCAGTATTATTTTTTGCCTGTTCAACAGAAGTTGCGCCGGGTATGGCAACCACACTACTCCCGTTGAAATTTATTAACCAGTTGAGTGCGATCTGAGGCGCAGAGACTCCGTATTTAACCGATAAATCTCTCAGTGCATCAATTACAGGACGGCTTTTTTCGAGACCTTCGCGCTTGAAGGGGCTGGTATACTTTCTAAATCCTTCCCGTATTCGGATTAAATCAGGATTATCATGAAACTTTCCAGTTAACAATCCTCTGGCTAAAGGCGAATGAGCAATAATTGTAATGTCAAGATCTTTAGCTGCATGTAAGATACCATTGCTCTCAATCTTCCTGTTAAGTAGGCTGTAGCTCACTTGGTTTGAAACAAGACCTTGTCCATACTTTGACAGTTCACTGT belongs to Thermodesulfobacteriota bacterium and includes:
- a CDS encoding anti-sigma factor, with the protein product MLNKLARVKEMTGVLNVDDKGNNIMELGTLPETGRIKKFAVTLEPPGGVPQPTGEMYLIGDS
- a CDS encoding alanine racemase, with product MDKIEGVSVEKLVNDFGSPLFVVSAKTIRDNLKRFRGEFSARYPKVEVAYSYKANCLSGVLDIIHNEGAWAEVASGFEYELARKIGVPGESIVFNGPYKKKEEIKKAIREGALINVDNESELKLLEEITFKSKQPIEVGIRINTDVGINQLPDRFGFNIESGKALEIVNYCTKKTSIRIAGIHIHITSYIISPEVLNNKTPAKSIELIWPKDSNLYRLAAHKITYFAEEIRKRFGITLKYIDMGGGYPTLDSITSYANAIVEPMLEMFDHEHPLLILEPGRAVVKDAVELITTVVDVKELSNDTASVVVDSGINILPTSFWKFQQIEPINKKAVSSKETVVYGPLCLQTDILGITKLPDLNVGDRLVIKNVGAYNISQASSFIFPLPSIILTDNNKVKVLRSSETIKDVI
- a CDS encoding energy transducer TonB yields the protein MKQIRLRTFIILSLVLHIVLISAFVAMFLPKRAIFRTEQTPISIGILTQSNGTDNAKDGSLDSIAPNASKHKETQRINDSENRGMIPVHDNKKTIEQTHNEKDKTTVKEKVKNKVAVSSDSSAAENERTNNDLAISDTDKETTDQRTASLSGNENADLKDDLGTDSSGHHIELAFPNYKINPKPRYPMLARRKGYEGTILLRVFVVESGGVGEVELEKSSGYEILDESALKAVKEWVFIPGKKNGEPISSWVTVPIKFQLNSG
- a CDS encoding pyridoxal phosphate-dependent aminotransferase; amino-acid sequence: MIKERFVLGWKDEHQDSFDIKDYLSDRVKSVMESPHGMWNYMTYRDAIGILGLDAGGIYKEGRIDLDPKEWADFGWMSCYVGPPKSAVKEMKSRTKASNINPYSPDLINPLRDACALLKLERPRGREFEVIGTEGGQAGISYFLQTILNHGDEVIITDPGYFHFESAILMARGVPVKIPLNPKNGFCLNPDEVKEFISPRTKVLIVCDPINPFGTVQSKESLLELIEIANEHNIFILNDITHNTHRIDPTFEHHSMSSLWRDINVNKVVSVFSVSHGYGMAGVRIGFLAGHPELMRPCLLTKISLTRLNTNLIAQYGAMAALNDHDYVRKSESIIRRNYRIMKEIIDKTEGLSIPVEPRYGFSMVLDVSGTGVTAQELTVALFKHRVAVYPGDGLGDIGATEYIRLNISRPDIWAFRHFRSALPIAIEEAKSGIYRDSVYQFFKSKRTKRARKILQKMNDLHLARDT